The Aedes albopictus strain Foshan chromosome 2, AalbF5, whole genome shotgun sequence region TTAATACAGCCGTCAGATCTTAAACAATAATGTCTAGGAGCAAAGAATCTACTTAGAAAATTTTAATTGGTGGTCAATAATAATCAATAATTGATGGTCCGGATGTCGTTATCACAAAGAGAATCCCAAAAGATCTGAAACGTAACAAAAGATTGTTCTTTAAGTCCACATGTACATAGTTCATACTCATGAAGTTACAATTTAGGACAAATAGCTGCTAGAGTTTTGGAAACATCTTGGGGCAAACAGAGCTCAAAAATCAAATGATGTTTTTCCAATCAGCCTGTATGAATAAATTTTCGCATTTTGATACTAAAAATGATAATCAATTGTTTCGAAAAGGGCTTTGGAAATTGGGTATCAGTTCCCTTATTGAGTATAATACTCATGATTTAAgcctcctcaaaaaaaaaatataagcactgtttgttttgttcattGTGTCCGTATTACTAGGAttgttaataataataaaacaaaccTGTGCCTGAAAGGAGAGTTTTGGAAGTTAAACCAATCCCATTACTGAAATGTAGCCCTTCGCCTTTTGCTGAAATTACGAAAAAAGCCTGCCTAGCTGACTTTTGCCTGCACGGGACTGGCAATGAGACTCTTTTATGTTTAAAAACATTGTTCTTTAAAGAAATGATTCACACGTTTCAGTTGAATGCATTAATAATTTTAAGTAAACGTTTGATTGTTCATCCTTCCTCAATTTACGCACAGGGCTGTAATGCATTAGTTTTTATAAATATGATTCCATAGCGTAACATATGGTAATTTCGACTCACCGGTATGGATGTAGGTATGCTTCTTCATGTCACTTTTCTGGTGAAACCGCTTCCCGCAGAACCCGCACGGATACGGCCGGGTATCGCTGTGGATCAACAGGTGCGTCGACAGCGTGCTCGATCGCTTGAACGCCTTCCCGCACTGTTTACATTCGAATACTTTCTCTACACTATGCACAGCTCTGTGAAATGGAAGAGAAAAGAAAATCACATTTTGTAATGACTTGGAAATAAGAGAAGTTGGTCACGAATCACTCTTACCTATGTTGACTTAAACTAATCTCGTGACCGAACGTCTTGTTGCACATCTCGCAGGCGTACGGCCGTTTACCGTTATGTGACCTCCGTGCGTGCACTTCTAGTCCGTGAGAAACAGTAAAGATTTTGCAACATTTAGTACGCGGAAAAAGATCAACAATGTACACCATTTAGGATCCTACCTGGACGCATCAGCAGGTGGTGGGGATGATGCGGATGGCCGAAATCCAGGTGAGCTGCCGAAGGTCCGTTTCCACCACCACCGGCCACTACCGCACCAGCTGCAGCCGCATTTTGAGccatgaagtgccgtaaccgtagTAGATCTTCTGGCGTAGAAGGGTGATAGCTGCGGGAGAGACTAAGACATTCGGTTATCAAGTTTCCTGTTACGCAATCAACATCTCACTTCATACTTGCTTAAGGCTGGATTCAACTGGTGACCCTGTTGCTGAAGCATCGCAAAGAACGGAAACGGATGAAACAGCGGTCGGTTCAGAAGGCTTTGTTCGTAGAACTGGGAATAGTTAGGTCTGCAAACAGAAACAATTAACCATCGGTTTCAATCCCCCCATCCGGACCTGAACCAACCTCACACATTCGAACGAACTGTTCGACAAAGGCGACTTGGACTTGGGTTCGTCCTCGCGCTTCAGCAAGGCCGAAACCGAGAAGGCTTCCGAATTTTTCGGAATGTGCGAAATTTCCGTCGTCGGCGATACGCTGATCCGCGGCGGAGGTGGTGGTGAATCTACTTCCAGTTCTATCGAAGACGACCGCGATCGGGTGGATCGATCGCGGGACCTGGATCTACTGCGGGATCGGGACCTCACACTCAAACTGCTCGAATCGTACCCGTTTGGTCCCACGTGGCCCACCTGGTGGTACACATTGTTATTGTCCTCGTCCTCCGATTCGTTCTTGACTAGCCGGCTGATGCCGAATTTGATTTCATCTGCAATTTCAGAGTGAAAATTCAGAGAGagaaaaaaagagtttatttattCAACATCACACAATATTAATCATCGATTTGCCGCGCGCGAAATGCTCGTTCAGGAAAATCAACAACTGTTCGGATCCACCCCAGCAATTTCGTCGTACGGGAGTGCTGTGCTGAAGTAATTTTCTCGCTACGTTATCACCAACAATCGGGGAAGGATTCAAATCTGGTTCACAGAAGCAGAGCTCTCCCGAATGCTTTGGAACAGGACTGCTGCGGGTCAAAGCAGCCGCATCGGAGATGTGACGAATCGAGAAAATGTGACACAAATTCTGCTGGGACGAAGCATGCATTCATGGACGTACAACATAAGGGGAATTTCGCAATGCTCTATTTATGAAAACAGATGTTTTATTTACAGTGGATTATCCGTGGTTACACAGGCAAAAATATTAGATTCATAGGCAAGCGATCAGTCTGAGCAAATTAAGTTCAGATGTGATAGGTATATTTTTAAATTGTATGTGAAGCTGGGCTTCAAGAGAATTTAAGAGGGCTGACCATTATGATCGCGCATGAGTGGACCCATCAATTAAGTAGTGTGATTTTATAATATGAAATAAAACAGGAACGATCTTTAGGTGATCTTCAGGAGAGGTATTGAGAATACTGACTTTATTTAGTATTTCTCATGTTTGACAGTGTGTGTAGAGTTAAGGGTTGTAGGACATATAATGGACTGTTTGTACGAACAGATGGTTTTAGGTATGCTTCATAGGGGATTTCACGGGGTCTTTAGGTGagtttaattgattgattgatttgtctttattagagagactttcagcccttggctggttcgtctctatttagGTGAGTTTGAGATTTGTTTTAGAGGTATCAAAGCCCTTTTAGAGGAGTTTATAGGGGCGTTTCAGACGGATTCAGAGAGCTCCACGGCTGTGCCTGAAggccttctgaaaaaaaaaacacgtgaagCGCTCCttagaccccctgaaacctcgcTGGAACCCTCTAAGACCCTATGAAACATCCATGAGAACTCATGGGGCACCCTTAGTGTAAcccggggtaatacgcacccggggcaaaacgccctcacgctttTACACTATATAAGTAAAGTTCCgtcagatgcaagcaaactagacgtaaaattgaGCCGAACAAGCCCAGGAATgacaagaatattcgaatgaaaagcgtggaaaacgatgattttccacattcggaaagattgtctaatttgaaacGCACGCAATTTAAGAGATTGCGCGCTAATTATATAGAATCAAcatattaactaccatccgcctcctacaccttccatttgctgccgtaaatagtaagatggagccgcatGGAATTTCATTAGAACCTAAAGCGGGAAAtaccagaggtcgtattgccccacctcaaggtgcgtttgaCCCCCAAAAGTTTTTCAGCACTTAAAAAGTAACAGTTCTATAAAATGTTTATTTTATTCGGTAATATTGATATCACGCTGACCAAAAGTTGGCgcgtaaactaactttcaatacgcaagacacccataaaatcatcttgaTCTTTGttatagggccacgtttgctttGGGGGTGCATATTACTCCACCTTCCCCTAATACCCTTTGAGCTCTCCTAGCCCTCCTGCCCCTGAAACCCTGCAGAACTTCTCTGGAGTGCCCTAAGTGCCCCTGAAGCCTCCTGAGACTCCTAAAAACGCCCTTGAGATCCTCTCGAACCACTTCGGAACCTTCTGAGATCCTCTGGCACCTTCCTGAGGCTTCCTGATACACACCTGAGCAGGTATGGGAACACTCActagcaaagagttacattcgCTTGCTGTTTTCTCCACTCAGAAGCGTGGTATCAAGAAACGAAGTATGGACgagttttgccttgtggttttgactAAAAGTTAGCCCTAGGGATTATGGATCGAAAATGTATACCAAGGTGCTGACAGTGCTATGAAGGGACTCTCCACGAGgtaagtgtaatttacattctctTCGTGAATAGTTGCATTTACTGCTCCCTCACGATTTCGGTATGGCTTTGTGACCCTATTCggtaaacttttagacaaaaccacaaggcaaaagtcgtccatacatcgtttcttgatagcacgcttctgagtaaaaaaaaacagcaagtgAGAGTAACTCTTTACAAGGTGTTGCCATCCTTGCCCCTGAGAAATCATAAGCACCACAGAGACTTCCTGGTttccctgaagccccctgagaccCCCAGAAACGACCGTTAGACCCCCTAAAGCACTCATGAAACAGCTTGAAAGTCCCTGAAGTGTCCCTAAGACCTCCTTGTAGTCCCTGCACAATATGGGTTCTGAATAGCGCTTTCTCATGCAGGgcattatttaaccctctaatattcAGCCCCGCCTTTACACGGgcaatagtttgagcatttttgttttttttttctttcctgggtaagcaaatgttttatattttttgctgaTACTTTGCACTGTTCTATATATCTTAAAATGTTTGTGGTTGTTTCTTAAatcgtatttattttattttattctatttttcaaACTGATGTTATGATcaaatgtcattgtttcttttgtattgaaaAACTGCTGAATCTAGAGCTGGAGCTAAAAGTTTGTGGTTTCTGTGAGCATAGACATGATCATAATAAATGATCATGCTATTCATACATGCTACTCCCTCCATGATGGACTGAACAAACAAAATAACTAACAGATGGAGCCTGTGGTTGGCACCATGTGCATCTTTGGAAGTCTCAGGCAATACCGGCACCGGCacatccttacggtcatcgaggcaGTAAAGGAGTATTAGTTGGatatccgttgctactagaggctgAGTATACCTCTACGTCTCCATAGTTGTCACGGGAAGTTGTTTTTGTTTGTGCAAAGGGATGATCTGAATTCACCTTGGTAAGTGTTGCGAGTGGTATAaactgtttttcttttttaaagTAATTCGTCATTGTTATGGTAATgcgaaggggtctccagttagtctagtggttaaggctatggatcgccaatccggagacggcgggttcgattcccgttccggtcgggaaaattttctggactccctgggcatagtgtacttgcctcacaatatacaaattcatgcaatggcagacaaagaaagcccttcaattaataactgtggaagtgctcaaagaacaataagttgaagcgaggcaggccaagtcccagtgaggacgtcgagccataatgaagaagaagaagaatggtaATGCGAATGAAGAATATGTTGACTTGAGTTAccaaaataacacccctctaattttttgatatattttataacaacatttcttcttttgaacgcgagtaaaagatatttttatgtttgtcccaacccgtcatatcactttttttttctttttattcgtgaattttaacttaggctaattcttcacacttcatcactttttcaaaaaactatgattttataATATGAACACCTgttactattgaaccaaaagagataacgaccgtcttagcgcacgaaacgacgggtcttcaaatgctctacaagtgttccttgggcgactttgatgaaaagtcgaaactgaaaaagttaatgccagaaaaccagtttttattgaaccaccctaagctaattcagaaaaatatctctagattggCCAATTTCAAAgatacataaaaactgtcttcagcaacttgctcaaaattgatagtttccgatttctttgaaaatatggatcaccctaattttcatgcacattggaaagagggccttattattatggacaactttgtagaagaccatatttgtccaaaaaaacatttgaaggcactgaatgcatctttcctcgtaaatatggttcatggaccactgtgcattgttaCTTTTGTATTGAAACGCTGCTATTAACATATAGACTGGCTCGAAAAACAAatgaccaggaatagtacataaTGTGTATCGTAGTTTTTTCAAATCGGATAAGTAATGGTGGAGATATAGTCGAAATAAGAGACTTACAATTTGAGAACCTTGGGCAAACAAACACTTTTTACTCTTACTTTTTTATCTAAAACTgtagagataaaaaaaacttcattaaAAGTTGCGACATTTtcttaaatatttatttaatttaaagcaatgtcaatggaaactGAGTCATTAAAATTTTAAGGTAAAAGtggtaatttaatttaattcatttttattagcTTTTGACTGCTTCTTAGTGAACTTAGCAGAAAAGTCTAGATAAAAAGTTATTTAGCAAATGAACTGTTGAACTCTGTATTGAAGTTTGGGGTTACCCCTCAAAATTATGTGTTAACCAAAAGTTTGACGTCACTCATGTGAGCATGGGCACGTGCACAATAAATTGTCATGCACATGCAATTTGTAGTTGCTTCTCCATGATTGACTGAACTAACAAATAATGGAGCCTCCGGTTGGCTTTACCACCCTCCATGTGCATCTTTGAGAGTCTCAACCTATAACAGAGGCGGCCTCATCCTTACCGTCATCGAGGCAGGAAAGGAGTGTTAGTAGAATATCCGCTGCTACTAGAGACACAATATGCCTCTGCGTCTCCATAGTTGTCACGGGAAGCTGTTTTGTGTTGGATAGATACATGATCTGAATTCACCTTGGAAAGTGTTGCGAGGGGTGTACACTGTTTTAAAATAATTCGTCATTGTTATGGTAATGAGAATGAAGAATATATCAACCATACAAAGATTGTTCTCAATGAGTAATTTTCGCTGAGactggcccactatttacaccctGAGTGCTGTTGATAGGAACGGTTTTATTTCTTCAAACTACTCAACGCACACAAATATACCACTGGCACCCAACTTGAAAACATGCACGAGCCTTCAATTATCTTGATACCAACTCTGATGGCGTAGTTGTCAAACACACCATCGCGAAGCCGTTCGAAAAAGAAAAACATGATCAGTCACCCCATGACTCCCATTTTGTGCTCGTGTTCaattcttctctctctctctcttcttggcgtaacgtcctcattgggacaaagcctgcttctcagcttagtgttctatgagcacttccacagttattaactgagagcttcctctgccaatgaccattttgcatgcgaatatcgtgtggcagacacgaagatactctatgcccaaggaagtcaaggaaatttcctttacgaaaagatcctggaccgaccgggaatcgaacccgtcaccctcagtatggtcatgctgaatacccgtgcgtttaccgcctcggctatatgggccgaatTGAATATGGGTGTTCAATTCTTATTAATTTCCATTCGCTGTGGAAGTTTGATGTATAGTCGTGGCAAAGTAATCTAAAATAGACTCAAAACAgctttttatataattttccTCGCTTTCTTCTTGAACAAGTCTATCTTGTAAAGCCTACTTTTTCTTGCATAAAATGGTTCAAAAGTAATACTTGGTAATGCTTTTTGTGTCGGTTGGAATAGCATAAGTACGATAGCTATAGAAGCCACGACAGTTAGATGCAGATATTTTGACAGCGGTCAacggagatatcgtgacaaccgtTTTGATTGAGTCTGCAGCACCCAGTTTACActttgtctttaaaaatgctaACGGTGGCGATTTTCAGAATGTCCTTGCCAAAAAATAAGGGAAATACATTTgggtactcaaattgatggacccctcgttagttagagccacaacattttttacggacccctcgattttgataaaatgttggctcatttgaactgttataatcgaaagtttcttctaaaactccCTCAAAATGAAACGTTTTGGAAAAGAgtgaagatagggctactatttacaattataaaaagttgggtcggttaTATTTATTTTGGCCACTATCTTGGATTTTTATCCCAAAACTTTTCTCATCATGTTGTCATccaccgattttgaaaatttttgcatcaattgaaagctgagacattaatacataatacaggggatggccaaaatgtttgggattggcaactttttttctcccataaaaaaaatcaacatgctgtaacttttcatagagtgcatcaaaaaatctcaaatattgactgtttgtcaacctattatatgtgcatcattggtacaaatttgggctcgatgggTTGATTTTtctcgaagttagaaccgttcgggtaaaacactattatttagacaaccaatttttgaactgtcatatctcgaaaaccagtgaaccgaattaaatgaattttttaacgtttatcaacaatatattgataccagtgaagagaattgtcagacaaaagaggcacaaaacaagcaacaaagaaggtgcgacgactactctttatccctactggtaacagataatgacatgatctcgaaattttttgttgcagacaaaacggaagctgaatttgttgcgtacttttcaactcgtgaataatcaattattgctaacccaaagtcgaaactgtttgatgatagagcttcaccagagttgcagtgtttaccgactcgaagttaccgttcgaaaatcgcaatgcaaggattaaaaatctctaaactcgtggtgtacgatgttaatcccattattttcaagttgggacaaacctatgtcgcatggATTTGTTTgttgcaacaaatacaggttgcgacattgtcattattgttgcgcgatggtttaattttgattcactgattgatACTTAAtaggacgttataaaatgtaatattttcacacggcgaattaagttatagcggattgaattttttacccatatagaggaaaataagtcaaatttacaataatacacaaaaattactaaatgtgttcttccatcaatttaaataggctctaatatatctgattagagataacttgagaacagaagtggaaaatctttggatatcaacactaaaatttattgacattgatgtaaaaaaaaaatacattttttcgagaaaaatccaaaaagtgtcaattcatgataacttttttcaacgtttaaaaagaacatatgtttttatagtttgtgaagcatttacatattgttagtgtacgttcaaaatttaattcaattcggttcactggtttccgagatatgacacctcaaaaatgagttgtctgaaaaatagtgtttaatgcgaacggttctaactttgcgaaatattaatcaattgagcccaaatttgtaccaatgatgtacacataataggttgacaaacagtcaaaatttgagattttttgaagcgctctatgaaaagctatagcttgttgaacttttttgtgagagaaaaaaagttgcctatcccaaacattttggccatcccctgtatatcaaaaaattagagaactttttttttcttatcaaaagttatctgaagATTTGTAAATCGAGTCACGTTTTCTGCAtatatttccatgcgcaccggcaacggcaTGCAACAGCATCAGCTAaccaagcaaagctaaccaacttcaaactctcttaggatctacgaaagacccgttggacaacttaacaaaatctggtgtttacaaagtaacatgtaatcactgtgacaaaatatacataggacaaacaaaacgcacactcaacacacgattcaaagaacacataacggaagtatcaaaagcacacaaagccacagacaagggactcattcatcattttaaatctaaagttgctgaacatattttcaatgaaggacattttttgaatacttcaaatattaaactcttacgacacattacaaacccatggaaacttgatgttgcagaaagtttagaaatttacaaacaaaacaataaaaaactacttaacaaggatcagggcaatgggtacacgtggctgtttaaatttttacctaacacacctAACaaatattagtgaagtgtttttaaattaaactagagtctgaagtaacaagttctactaaaagctctaaagtccACATTGTAAGAGCAACCTCGATATCTGAAAAAGTGGGATTGTTTTCGAGCGATACTTTCGAAATTGTGTACAatattgtgtaaaagagtcatagTAAAGTATTCAGATTAGTAAATATGATTCACATAAGGAAACAtgttagccagatgaacatcacggatgcatttcagaagaaaaagtgTCCCCTGGTCGGAACTTGCTGAATTTTTATTCTCTATTTTTCATCAGGAGCAAATTAGGGTTACAACTGCTTGAAaaaaaagaacacaaagttgtTTTGTGCTTATTTAATCTATTCTATTGCTACGATACTCCGAGTCGAAACGTGTGAATCATAACCAAGGTGTGAGTACCTATCTTAGTCGTGTGTGGCATATGTTTTccctttttttaaaatcatttcttACGAAAAATACAAGCAATTAGAAATGAGAGAAGTATTGCCTGATATTTATGTTTTAAGTAGGATGAATATGcgagaactattttttttttttttatatagtgAAAGTAGTTTTATTTGTCAATTCATTAGGAGctatttacaaaatttaaaattctagttctacagggtgcggcaggaaaaaatgcgaaaagttcaaggcactattacacgttaaatatgggatatatatgactattttttcatgacagtgtatcagtcaatgtctatattctagcactgcaaaataaaaatgaacatatttgatgtttaacatgtgataatgtaagcctaataagcgggtattaaaaaactgcgcgcccaatggtcattaaacaaaatgactataacagtaaaataAAAAAGCTTAAATTCGATCAAGAACCAgatcacactgatccagagccatgtagttttacatactagatgaaataagtacatatatttgataatattgtagagaaaacgggaaattttgttttatcagatacgaaatttagcgacctgtgtacttttctgcggtttgaaaattctgattgtcttcagcttcaggcgccgccctgtaaaggttagtgaccaaaatggtaaAAATTTTAATaaccttttcagaaaactagcctatcagagatcatggaacgttgaaacatagattggttaacgtcaaatagacgaaaacgaggtttgaagttgaaaaacactttcgcattttttcctgccgcatactgtaagtgGAAGTTCAAAGCAttaacatcaattacattgtaaCACTCATTTACAAAGACGatgtattgaaaaaatattctaagAATCTTCACTCGTTTTGTTCTGTTCATACCTGTTAGAACAGGGCGCACGAGATCCTCGAACGTGAGCCGTCTCCATCCATCCATTACGCCTGCCAATCTTCGCTGAAGGACCGCCCAAGCCGGGCCGACGCGAGCGCAGTCGCAGAATTTGTGTTGAAGCGTTTCGACATGGTTGCCACAGTGCGTGCAGTTATCGTCTGCTACTCGTTGCATTGCAAACAGCAGCTTCCGGTGCTCGATCTTCCCATTCACGAGCAGGTATAATTTTGATCGTTCCGCGGAGGACAGTTGTCTACTGTGAACGTTTCGCCACACGCGTAACCAGTCTGTCGCCGGATTGTTGCGTTCCACCTTTGGTGCCTCTGTTTGTTCCACAAAGAACTGATGTATTCGACCGGCGGAGGGGTTTTCTTGGACTTGGAGGGGAATTTGGGATAATTTCGAAAGGATTAATTTTATATCAGGATTATCTATTGGAGTTGCAGGGCGGGGATTTGCATGGAAAAGAAGGGATCTATAATAGGGAAGGGAATCGATCTCTTGGAGATGTCTATTGATTGCCAGGGATGGGCACTTCAAGGCCGGCAAGTGCAAGTTTAATCCTCCGCGTTCTTTGCTGCGCGCCAACTGCATCATTGGTACGCGAGCGACGATTCCTCTCCATAAAAACGAGCCCATCGTTGCTGTGATTTTTGTCGTGTGTATGCAAAAGGGTGGTAGCACCGACGAGAGGTACCAGAGTTTCGAAGTGCCGAACGTATTCAGCATTATCACCTTCTGCTGCAGTGTCAAGGTGCGCAGGGATTGCAGCCACATTTGCTGCGCAAATTTCCCCACTAACGCATCCC contains the following coding sequences:
- the LOC115255089 gene encoding fez family zinc finger protein 1 isoform X1 yields the protein MMEVSEVHQQPPQSHQQQNQPQLPLDFSVTMVNIKLNNLNVNLSTNNNSISILNNNNNSGGSSSSNGLHLGPAGSPPNCGALGGGSGHQDTMSSLLAVHQHQRQNSAGGDGCGGSGAANGSGGNGNSSTAALTSAFKVVMPRGKADATANGLSPLLINNELLVNHYRRLLHPASISRLPNGTNSSSNSTYDDTIDVQKINRDEIKFGISRLVKNESEDEDNNNVYHQVGHVGPNGYDSSSLSVRSRSRSRSRSRDRSTRSRSSSIELEVDSPPPPPRISVSPTTEISHIPKNSEAFSVSALLKREDEPKSKSPLSNSSFECVRPNYSQFYEQSLLNRPLFHPFPFFAMLQQQGHQLNPALSNLSRSYHPSTPEDLLRLRHFMAQNAAAAGAVVAGGGGNGPSAAHLDFGHPHHPHHLLMRPEVHARRSHNGKRPYACEMCNKTFGHEISLSQHRAVHSVEKVFECKQCGKAFKRSSTLSTHLLIHSDTRPYPCGFCGKRFHQKSDMKKHTYIHTGEKPHKCQVCGKAFSQSSNLITHSRKHTGYKPFQCELCHKAFQRKVDLRRHKETQHTETRALVN
- the LOC115255089 gene encoding fez family zinc finger protein 1 isoform X2, whose translation is MMEVSEVHQQPPQSHQQQNQPQLPLDFSVTMVNIKLNNLNVNLSTNNNSISILNNNNNSGGSSSSNGLHLGPAGSPPNCGALGGGSGHQDTMSSLLAVHQHQRQNSAGGDGCGGSGAANGSGGNGNSSTAALTSAFKVVMPRGKADATANGLSPLLINNELLVNHYRRLLHPASISRLPNGTNSSSNSTYDDTIDVQKINRDEIKFGISRLVKNESEDEDNNNVYHQVGHVGPNGYDSSSLSVRSRSRSRSRSRDRSTRSRSSSIELEVDSPPPPPRISVSPTTEISHIPKNSEAFSVSALLKREDEPKSKSPLSNSSFECVRPNYSQFYEQSLLNRPLFHPFPFFAMLQQQGHQLNPALSNLSRSYHPSTPEDLLRLRHFMAQNAAAAGAVVAGGGGNGPSAAHLDFGHPHHPHHLLMRPVHARRSHNGKRPYACEMCNKTFGHEISLSQHRAVHSVEKVFECKQCGKAFKRSSTLSTHLLIHSDTRPYPCGFCGKRFHQKSDMKKHTYIHTGEKPHKCQVCGKAFSQSSNLITHSRKHTGYKPFQCELCHKAFQRKVDLRRHKETQHTETRALVN